Below is a genomic region from Desulfobacter sp..
ATTGCATCGCCCCCAAAAAAAGAATGCGACATATTCCCAGAAAAAAAACAAAGGCAACCGATACCTTGATGGCTGGATGGCAGATTTTTTTTGGGGGGGGATGTTTAATTGAATCTATTTGTTTTATCTGCTATACCTTTGGCCTGAATCAAACCGGTGTATGGATACAATCCCAAGGCCCGCCGTTTGAACCGCAGATCAGAGAACAGGGCCTTGGGGTTAGAGTCGGCCCTGCCGGATAAGGAATCGCCGCTTCAGCAATTTTAAAGGCATTCATTCTTCACAAGGCTCAAAAGACCCAAGCGTATAGAAGAAAAGAAAAAAATGCATCTAACTTGAGACTGACAAGGAGAACCAATGAAAAACATTCTGATTCTGGGAGCCGGGCTTGTGAGCAGACCCGGCATCATCTTTCTTCTGGAAAACAAATTTAAGGTCACCGTGGCATCAAGAACCCTGGAAAAGGCCCAAAAAATGGTCCAGGGATTTGAAAACGGCACCGCCGCGCAAATCCTGGTGGATGACACCAGGGCATTGGACGCCCTGGTAAAACAACATGATATTATTGTCAGCCTCCTGCCCTGGACCCACCATATCCTTGTGGCCCGATCCTGCCTTGCCAACAATAAACACATGGTCACCACCTCCTATGTCAGCCAAGAGATGAAAAACCTTTCTGACCAGGCAAAAGCCAAAAACCTCTTATTTTTAAATGAGATCGGTGTTGATCCTGGAATTGACCACATGTCAGCCATGAAAATCATTGATGAGGTCCATGCTGAAAATGGTAAAATCCGGCATTTTTATTCTTTTTGCGGCGGCCTCCCGGCACCTGAAGATAATGACAACCCCCTTGGCTATAAATTTTCATGGAGTCCCAAAGGCGTTGTTCTGGCATCTAAAAACCCGGCCCGGTTTCTTGAAAACAAGGAACATATAAATATCAAAGGAGAGGATCTCTTTCTCAATTACCGCAGGGAAACGATCAAAGAACTGGGTGAATTTGAAGTTTACCCCAACAGGGATTCCATGCCCTATAAAGAAATTTACGGACTTAAGGATGCCCACACGGTCATGCGGGGAACTTACAGAAACATCGGGTGGTGCGATACGTTCAAAAAAATCGTTGACCTCGGCCTGGTAGATGATACGCCAGTGTCACATTTGTCCAATATCAGCTTTAAAAAAATGATGGCGACTCTCCCGGGCATACCTGAAAATAAAAACATAAAAACTACCATTGCCCAAAAAGCCGGAATTGCTGAAGATCATTTTGTCATCCAAAACCTGGAATGGCTCGGATTGTTCAGCAATGATCCCATCCCTGCCCTGGACAATTACCTGGATATCTTAAGCGAAAAACTTTGGGAAAAACTGGTATACAAACCCGGTGAAAAAGATATGCTGGTGCTGCGCCACACCTTTGTGGTTGAAAACCAGGATGGCTCGGAAAAAACCATTACATCCACCCTGATCAATTACGGCATTCCCTTTGGAGACTCGTCAATGGCCAGGACGGTCAGCCTGCCATTGGGCATCGGCATCAAATTAATAGCCCAAGGTAAAATCGACCTGACCGGTGTCCAGATCCCCATTAAAAAAGAGATTTACACCCCCGTACTCAAAGCGCTTGAAGACCTGGGAATTCAAATGGTTGAAAAAACAAAGCCAAAACCATAAGGGGACTGAGGTCACCAGAATAGCTGCAGAAAGGTTTTCCAGGCAAATTAAATGCCGGAAAACCTTTTTACATTTCTTTATAAAATATTCTTCTGTTTCTAAAAATTGGGGATGGGATAATCTATTCCTAACTGCCGAATTTTGAAATCGACTCACCAATAACGAAAGAAGTCACCATCAATTTGAACGATAGCCGAGGTCAACAAAGATAGGACAGGTTGAGGGGTTTTCTTTTACTTAAAATTTTACTGGAAATCAGACTCTCAACATCATTAATAAATATCACGGAGACAGCTTTTAAAAAGATAAAAAACTTTTAAAATGTTGAAATTTATTATATTCCAAAAAAGCTTCCATTTTTTATCAGTAGTGTCCGGTTAGGTTGTTGCATATAAAAAGCATCTAAAATCATTGAAAAAACAGTCGGTTTTGTGTTGACAAATGTGCGTAAAAATTTTTGTGCGCCTTGAAAATTTAACTCAAGGAGCTCAAATGACGCACATCTCAGTCCCTAAAAAACAACTACGGTCCCTGAACTTTGACAATTTCAGGTGCCCTCTGATAAAGTCACTTTCAAAAGCACCGGAATTACAATCTCGAGGAGACCGCCCTTTAAAAATGACATTCGAAGACCAGATAAATGCTTTGGTTTATTTCCATCTTCAGGAGCACAAGTCTGCCCGACATTTAATTCAGGATCTCAAGGAGAATGTTTTTGCTAAAGAAAATATTGCGCCAGACGGTGGTATCAGCCGTAGTAGTTTCTGTGAAGCCATCAATCACAGGGGACTCGAACAACTGCAATTTATCTTTGAGGATCTTTATAAACAGGCTCTTGAGTGTCATCCGGGTGAACACGCCGAGTTAGGAGAGTTGGTTTCCATTGACGGTAGTCTCATAAATGCAGTCCTTTCAATGCACTGGGCGAACTACAGAAAAGGAAGTAAAAAAGCCAAAGTACATTGCGGATTTGACATTAATCACGGAATCCCAAACAAAATCTTTTTGACTGAAGGCAACGGCGCTGAACGCACTTTTGTTCCCAAAATACTTTCCAAGGGGCAAACAGGTGTTATGGATCGTGGATATCAATCCCATAAAGAATTTGACCTGCTTCAGGAGCAAGGCAAACATTTTGTCTGCCGTATAAAAACCAGGACAACAAGAACAATTATTGATAACCACGAGACCCCTTCCGACAGCTACATTTTTTATGATGCACTGGTTAAACTTGGTACTCCGAATCAAAACCAGACGAAAAGGCCTGTTCGGGTTGTTGGCTATAAAATTGCTGGCGTCAAATACTATGTGGCAACTGACAGGCATGATTTAACAGCGGAACAAATAGCAACAATTTATAAACTCCGGTGGACCATTGAGGATTTTTTCAAATGGTGGAAAGAACATCTGAAGGTATATCATCTCATTGCCCGCAGTGAATACGGCCTTATGGTTCAGATTCTTGGCGGCCTTATCACTTACCTGTTACTGGCAATCCATTGCCAAAAACAGTTTAATGAAAAGGTCACGATCAAAAGAGTTCGGCAGCTGCGAACCGCCATTCTAAATGACCTGTTTGGCTGCGAGGAGCAGGGCTCTCATAATTCAAACAGGGACAATATTGTCAAAGATCAAAAAATTATTGAGCAAGCAAAAACCTAACCGGACATCACTGCATTTTTTATTAAAATGTGACTGCTCCTTTTGAGCAGAAATACTACAAATTAAAATATGCAATTCGACTTGATTTTTTCAGGACGGGGTTTTCTGCCTGAAATATTAATGCACAGGTAAAAAAGGAGATACGTATGCGTAGATCTGTTCTGGGGCTATCAGCGATTCTGCTTGTGATGTTTGGGATTTTAGCAACGGGTTATGCTGGGGGTAAAAGCAATTTAATATTGATTTTTGATGCATCTGGTTCCATGTGGGGGCAGATAAACGGTAAAGCCAAAATTACCATTGCCAAGGAGGCCATGGACCTGATTATCAATGACCTGCCAAAGGACATTAATATCGGCCTGGTGGCATATGGTCATCGCCGTAAAGGAGACTGTGATGATGTAGAGACCATGATTCCGTTAGGTCCTTTGAATGCCGAAACATTTCTTGCGAAAATTAAGTCATTGAACCCCAAGGGTAAGACCCCCATGGTTAGGTCCATCCGCAAAACGGCTGAAGCGATCAAGCACCTGGAGGATGAGACCACCATTTTGCTTGTCTCGGATGGTGAGGAGACCTGTGATCCTGAACCGTGCAATTTTGTGGTACAATTGGAAAAACTTGGCATCAAGTTTGTACTCCATGTGGTGGGCTTTGATGTGGGGGGCCAAACAGAGGCACAGCTCAAATGCATGGCCAAGGCAGGAGGAGGTGAATATTTTCCGGCCAAGGATGCGGGGAAATTAAAACATGCGCTGGATACCGTGATTAAAAAAACGGTGGCAAAAAACCTTGTGGTCACCTCTTTTGACGGTAAGAACAATCCGGTTTCCGTTATGATCAAGGTGGTTGATTCATCCGGCAACACAGTGGCAACAGATGGGGGCAAAAGGGTCAGCTTCGGTCTTGTACCCGGCACATACACCTTGAAAGTAAACCCGGATACGCTGACACAGAAGATAACCGTTGAAAATGTTGTGGTAACCGAAAGCAAGGTCACCCAAAAAAAAGTTGTCTTTGCAAAATCGCAAATTATCGTGTCCATGAAAGACGGGAATGGAAACAACGTTCCCGGCTACATTAGAATTGTGGACCAAAAGAGCGGCCAGTCTGCTGAAGAGGGCGATCACAAGGGCAAAATTTCAGGTTTTATCGTATCCCCTGGAGAGTACATCGTGGATATGGAGTGTTCAAACACGGGCAGGCGAATAAAAAGTGAACCATTCTCAATTCAGCCCGGTGAAAACAGAAATATTAACGGCATCTGTGCCAATGTACGCATCGGCGTACTTGTAACCGATGCTGAGGGCACCCCCATTAAAGGGTATATCCGCGTTGTAAACCTTTCTCCAAATGAATATGGTGATGAAGCCTATTCAGAATCCGCCATGCGATTTTTTGAAGTACCCCCGGGCCAATACAAGGTTGATGTGGAGTGTCCCGGTGACTCACGCCTGCGCAGTACTCCTTTTTATATCCGGCAGGGCCAGGAAAACAAAGTCAGGGTCAATTGTGGAACTAAAGAGATTAACTCAGCCCTGCCTTCGGGAGATACGGGTGCTGCAAGCCCAGCCAAGGCCGGAAAATCAATCTCAGCAGTGGGCGCTTCACCAAGTCCGGTCAATCAGACTACCCAAAAAACCGTAACTCAGCCTGGGGCTTCTGGAAATCCGCAGGATATGCAAGCCATGGCGGATCAGATGCAGGCGACAGCCCAGAAACAAGCTGCCCAGGCCCAGACCGATGCCATGGCATAGATGCAGGCAGCCCTGGCAGGGATGCAGGGAGTCCAACTGCCCCAGACCCCTGTCCAGCAGGCCCAGGCCAGCGGACAGGCTGTCCGGCCCGCATCTGGGGGGCAGCCGTCTGATATCAATGAATCCCCTAAGGATATTTCGCTGCCCAAAGTGGCAGATTCGCAGGCCGGATATTCCATCCATCAGCCTACGGCTGATGATCATGGTGCACAGGCCCAGCCGCAGGTGGGCGCTCCCATGACCGACGCCGATATTACAGCAAAACTGGCTGCCATGGAGGCAAGGGATACCGGCGGCGGTCTCACCCCTGAAAATGAACGCCCGGAACAGGGGAATAACCCATATGAAGGAATGACAAAAGAACAGATGCAGGCGGCATTTGCCAGAGACGTTGGTATGCAGAGCCAGCAGGGAACGACCTATGATCGGGACAAATGGCAGTTGAGTGCCAAAGGGTGGCCCCTGCAATGCGGACGCTATGAGGATACCTTGAAAAACCGCCTTAAAACAGACAAGGGGCGGGCCCAGAGCATGGGGCGTTCAGATATCATTGCACGGATCAAGGTCGTCAACGAGAATCTTGAAAAACTCGGCAAGCTGCGCAAAAAGAGATATCCCGTGGAGGTGGTGCAAAAGGCGCTGGACGCCTGTGTGCAGGAAGTTCATGCCATCGACGTCAGTACTGCTCAGGCGCAGTAAAAAGAGGGAAAACTAATGAAGAAATTAATTGTAATGATGGCGCTGCTTATAATTTTGCCTGTCACAAGTACGGCCTCTGACAACGGCTGTAAGCTGAAGTATCGGGAAATCCGGGCCAATGCCATGATCAGCGGTAAACTCAAGGACAAGCAGGATATCGACTATTATAAAGTCACTTTGAAACGGGAAGGAAAACTCACCGCTTCGGTCCGAAAGCTGAGATCAGCCACCGTAGAAATTCTGGACGGACTTTGTTTCAATATCCCTGAACGGGGATCGTTGACCAGCAAAGCCGCCACCCTTGGCCCGGGAGACTGGTTTGTCAAAGTCTATTCGCCCCAAAGGATAACTGGCAAATACGACCTTTATGTCCGCTTTAAACCAGGAGAACGGGAAGAGGATATGGAACCGCTCATGGGATCTTCAGCTCTGCCTGAACCCGATTCCGGTGACGATCACAGCAATGATTGCGGGCATACCACTGAAGTTTTTATGGAGTCAACGGCCACCGGAGTATTCCATGACGCAAAAGACATTGACGTATTTCACATCCTCCTGGCCCGGCCTACCAGTCTGACGGTGTGGACCAAAGGGAAGGCTGACACACGAGGGATACTCAAGGACAGTTTTTGCAACCCGGTAGCAGCCGATTCAAAAAGCGGAATAAACAAAAACTTCATGCTGAAAGCAAACCTTGAACCGGGCAAGTATTTTATCAGTGTCAACCGAGAAAGCGGTAATATAAAGGAATATGAACTATTGGTCCGGGGTAAGCGTTTTATACCCCGGGAAAAGGTTCAAAAACCATTGAGTCCTCTGGATTTGACCGGGAAATGGAAGTGGTCAAAGACCGGCAAATCCAACACACTGAACTTGCCCATGAATACCTTGAAAGGGACGGCTGACTTTAGACAAAGCGGGAAGAATGTTCAGATTACCCTATCAAAAAAATACCGATTTTCAGGCGTGGTTCAAGGTAATGTTCTCTCCTATAAACGGACTCATTCCAAAGGAGGGACCGTCATTAAAGAGGAGGTGAAGATCACCTTCCCAACCGGTGCCAAGGGAACTGGAATCAGCAACTGGACAATCACAAACAAAAAGGTGAAAGGACAGGGTATTGATGAATATATTTTTAACAGGGCCCATTAACGGTTATTCATAATAAAGTAAAACCAACGAAGGTTCAGGAAAGTCTTTGTTTACCGATCCTTAAAATAATTTTCGAATTCTCATTGGATTATTTGCGACGTCCAGAATACGATACATATGGTGTCTGAATTTTAAAACGATAATGTATTCAAATGGTATCCGCAAGGTAGATGAGCAATGCCAGGGTGTTCAATAATGGTATAAAAGTTGACCGGTCCCGATTTTAACCCCGGCAGGATTGGAAAATGTAGTACGGGATGATCCGCCTTGAGGTCCGGGCGGGAACTATTAACATGAAGCCCGGTTTTTTTAAAATTGAAAATCCACCCCTGACTTTCCCTTCACAGTCTACACTTTATTTAAATAGCTCAAACACGACAAAAGATATTTTCGAATCTTAAAATAATTTGCATTATGTCTGATGGTACAAGGATAAAAAATATTGAAGATCATCCTTATCCCCCACCGGATTACAAGGGGAAGATCGTATTTTTCCCTCATTTAAAATCTACACTTGCCTTAAGGCAGACAGGCTGATAAACAACATCCTTTAAATTTAACAAAAGGAAACTGCCATGTCCCAGCATGGAAATTATCATACCCATCCATGGTATAAGGCCTATGATGCAAAAATGGTCAAAACCATTCAATATACGCAGACCCTGATCCCGGATTTCCTGGACCGGGCAGCCCTTGAATATCCAAATCAAGTGGCATTGATTTTCCAGGGCTATACCATTACCTTTCAGGAACTAAACAGACTGACCGACCGGTTTGCCGCAGTGCTCCAGGACTTTGGAATCAGCTCAGGTGACCGGGTTGCCATCCTCTTACCCAATACGGTTCCCTGCGTGGTTGCCTACTATGCCACCCTGCGCATCGGCGCTGTCGCCGTCATGAACAACCCTTTGTATTCAAACAGGGAACTTGAATACCAGTTCAACGATTCAGGGGCAAAACTTCTGGTCACCATGGATCTTCTGGCCGAGCGAATGGTCCAACTCAGGAAAAAGACCCGGATCCGGGTGATCATCCACACCTCAATGGGAGATTTTCTCCCCCTTGCCAAGCGGCTGCTCTTTCCTCTGGTTGCCAAAAAAAGAGGGCTTTCAGCAACCCTTCCCTTGGCAGACAATCTCTTTCAATTCAAAGAGGTTCTCAAGGCCGCCCGAAAAACAGGAAAAAGACCGGCCATTGCCATGGATGATCTGGCCATGGTCCAGTATACCGGAGGCACCACCGGGATTCCCAAAGGGGTCATGCTGACCCACAGGAATTTGAGCTGCCAGATCCAGCAGCTGGAATCCTGGTTTCCCAATTTTGTCAGAGGAGAGGGCACCCTGCTGGGGGCATTGCCCTTTTTCCATGTATTTGGTCTTTCCACTTCCATGAACTTTGCCATTTACATGGCCTGGACCAATGTGCTTGTACCCAAACCCCAGCCCCGGCAATTGTTTGACGCCATTGAAAAATTCAAGCCCAGCTTTGCCCCCTTGGTCCCCACCATGTTCATCGGCATGCTGAATCATCCGGAGATGGAAACCCGGGATTTGAGCAGTCTTGAAGAAAGCTTTTCAGGCAGCTCTCCCCTTCCGGTGGAAATTATCAACACCTTCCAGAAACGGACAGGCTCCATCATTATCGAAGGATACGGGCTGAGCGAATCCAGCCCGGTCACCCATATCAACCCGTTCAAGGGCAAAAGGAAACCCGGCAGCATCGGCCTTCCCCTGCCCGACGTCAGCTGCCGCATCGTTGACACCGAAGACGGAATAACCCCAATGCCCGTGGGAAAACCGGGAGAACTTATGATCAAAGGCCCCCAGGTGATGAAAGGATATTTAAACCGCCAGGAGGAAACCTGTAAAACCCTTACCCGCGATGGATGGCTTCACACGGGAGATATTGCCTTTATGGACGAGGATGGCTATTTTTTCATTGTCGACCGGATAAAGGACATGATCATCTCGGGCGGGTACAACGTATACCCAAGAGAAATCGAAGAAGTCCTCTATGGAC
It encodes:
- a CDS encoding saccharopine dehydrogenase NADP-binding domain-containing protein; its protein translation is MKNILILGAGLVSRPGIIFLLENKFKVTVASRTLEKAQKMVQGFENGTAAQILVDDTRALDALVKQHDIIVSLLPWTHHILVARSCLANNKHMVTTSYVSQEMKNLSDQAKAKNLLFLNEIGVDPGIDHMSAMKIIDEVHAENGKIRHFYSFCGGLPAPEDNDNPLGYKFSWSPKGVVLASKNPARFLENKEHINIKGEDLFLNYRRETIKELGEFEVYPNRDSMPYKEIYGLKDAHTVMRGTYRNIGWCDTFKKIVDLGLVDDTPVSHLSNISFKKMMATLPGIPENKNIKTTIAQKAGIAEDHFVIQNLEWLGLFSNDPIPALDNYLDILSEKLWEKLVYKPGEKDMLVLRHTFVVENQDGSEKTITSTLINYGIPFGDSSMARTVSLPLGIGIKLIAQGKIDLTGVQIPIKKEIYTPVLKALEDLGIQMVEKTKPKP
- a CDS encoding IS4 family transposase, which gives rise to MTHISVPKKQLRSLNFDNFRCPLIKSLSKAPELQSRGDRPLKMTFEDQINALVYFHLQEHKSARHLIQDLKENVFAKENIAPDGGISRSSFCEAINHRGLEQLQFIFEDLYKQALECHPGEHAELGELVSIDGSLINAVLSMHWANYRKGSKKAKVHCGFDINHGIPNKIFLTEGNGAERTFVPKILSKGQTGVMDRGYQSHKEFDLLQEQGKHFVCRIKTRTTRTIIDNHETPSDSYIFYDALVKLGTPNQNQTKRPVRVVGYKIAGVKYYVATDRHDLTAEQIATIYKLRWTIEDFFKWWKEHLKVYHLIARSEYGLMVQILGGLITYLLLAIHCQKQFNEKVTIKRVRQLRTAILNDLFGCEEQGSHNSNRDNIVKDQKIIEQAKT
- a CDS encoding VWA domain-containing protein, with the protein product MRRSVLGLSAILLVMFGILATGYAGGKSNLILIFDASGSMWGQINGKAKITIAKEAMDLIINDLPKDINIGLVAYGHRRKGDCDDVETMIPLGPLNAETFLAKIKSLNPKGKTPMVRSIRKTAEAIKHLEDETTILLVSDGEETCDPEPCNFVVQLEKLGIKFVLHVVGFDVGGQTEAQLKCMAKAGGGEYFPAKDAGKLKHALDTVIKKTVAKNLVVTSFDGKNNPVSVMIKVVDSSGNTVATDGGKRVSFGLVPGTYTLKVNPDTLTQKITVENVVVTESKVTQKKVVFAKSQIIVSMKDGNGNNVPGYIRIVDQKSGQSAEEGDHKGKISGFIVSPGEYIVDMECSNTGRRIKSEPFSIQPGENRNINGICANVRIGVLVTDAEGTPIKGYIRVVNLSPNEYGDEAYSESAMRFFEVPPGQYKVDVECPGDSRLRSTPFYIRQGQENKVRVNCGTKEINSALPSGDTGAASPAKAGKSISAVGASPSPVNQTTQKTVTQPGASGNPQDMQAMADQMQATAQKQAAQAQTDAMA
- a CDS encoding long-chain fatty acid--CoA ligase → MSQHGNYHTHPWYKAYDAKMVKTIQYTQTLIPDFLDRAALEYPNQVALIFQGYTITFQELNRLTDRFAAVLQDFGISSGDRVAILLPNTVPCVVAYYATLRIGAVAVMNNPLYSNRELEYQFNDSGAKLLVTMDLLAERMVQLRKKTRIRVIIHTSMGDFLPLAKRLLFPLVAKKRGLSATLPLADNLFQFKEVLKAARKTGKRPAIAMDDLAMVQYTGGTTGIPKGVMLTHRNLSCQIQQLESWFPNFVRGEGTLLGALPFFHVFGLSTSMNFAIYMAWTNVLVPKPQPRQLFDAIEKFKPSFAPLVPTMFIGMLNHPEMETRDLSSLEESFSGSSPLPVEIINTFQKRTGSIIIEGYGLSESSPVTHINPFKGKRKPGSIGLPLPDVSCRIVDTEDGITPMPVGKPGELMIKGPQVMKGYLNRQEETCKTLTRDGWLHTGDIAFMDEDGYFFIVDRIKDMIISGGYNVYPREIEEVLYGHPKVAEACCVGIPHPKRGEAIKVFLQLKQGEIVTQEEIIEFCSKKLAKYKWPIEVEIRDTLPKSTVGKILKKDLIDA